From Cecembia calidifontis, one genomic window encodes:
- a CDS encoding DNA gyrase/topoisomerase IV subunit A, translated as MSDIDKTNPEEKDESLHDSIPVTGMYKDWFLDYASYVILERAVPAIEDGLKPVQRRILHAMKEMDDGRFNKVANIIGQSMQYHPHGDASIGDAIVNLGQKDLLIETQGNWGDIRTGDSAAAARYIEARLSKFALEVVFNPQTTDWQLSYDGRKREPVTLPVKFPLLLAQGVEGIAVGLSTKILPHNFIELIQGSIAILKGEKTNILPDFPTGGLADFSEYNEGQRGGRIKVRARIEEEDNKTLLIKDIPFGTTTNSLIDSIIKANDKGKIKIKKVVDNTAKDVEIQIQLAPGQSPDMTIDALYAFTDCEVSISPNACVIINEKPVFLSVNEILEYNTQQTKSLLKRELEIRKGELMEKLLFSSLEKIFIENRIYRDIEECETWEAVLETIDRGLDPFKPDFYREITTEDIIRLTEIRIKRISKFDSFKADELMRKLQEELKEVNYNLKHLTEFAIKYYENLLTKYGKGRERKTEIRTFDTIEATVVAANNAKLYVNRADGFVGYGLKKDEFVCDCSDLDDIIVFRRDGKCLVTKIQEKGFVGKDIIHVGVFRKGDERMVYNLIYLDGTSGRAMVKRFQVLGVTRDREYDLTKGTKGSKVLYLTANPNGEAEIVTVYLTQGAKARIKVFDFDFSTIEIKGRSAGGNILTKYPVRKIQLKMEGVSTLGGLDVYYDAAIGRLNTDQRGKWIGNFLGEDRIIVFYKNGDYELTSFELTNRYEANDVLLIEKFDPEKVVSAIYYDGASKNYFVKRFLIETTTINKKFNVISDHKQSKLVVVSTDKQPQVRVKVAKGKEQEELEFDLDMLIDVKGWKAIGNKLTSHQVLQIDLIQNEPKKEQTMEGAEEKGEGDEDIEIGSTVSFKVKKDEDEQLGLF; from the coding sequence ATGAGTGATATAGATAAAACAAACCCTGAAGAAAAAGACGAGAGTTTACATGATTCCATTCCTGTAACCGGCATGTATAAGGACTGGTTTTTGGATTATGCCTCTTACGTAATTTTGGAAAGGGCCGTTCCTGCCATAGAAGATGGTTTAAAACCGGTACAGAGAAGGATCCTTCATGCCATGAAGGAAATGGATGATGGAAGGTTCAACAAGGTTGCCAATATCATTGGTCAGTCCATGCAATACCACCCTCATGGTGATGCTTCCATTGGAGATGCTATAGTAAATCTTGGCCAAAAAGACCTTCTGATCGAAACCCAGGGAAACTGGGGAGATATCCGGACAGGAGATTCTGCTGCTGCTGCAAGGTATATCGAAGCAAGGCTTTCCAAATTTGCCTTGGAAGTGGTGTTCAATCCACAGACCACCGATTGGCAGTTGTCCTATGATGGTAGGAAGCGTGAGCCGGTTACCCTTCCGGTAAAATTCCCTTTACTTCTTGCCCAAGGGGTTGAAGGTATAGCAGTCGGTTTATCCACTAAAATCCTTCCTCACAATTTCATAGAATTGATCCAGGGTTCTATTGCTATACTTAAAGGAGAGAAAACCAATATTCTTCCTGATTTTCCCACAGGAGGTCTTGCTGATTTTTCCGAGTACAACGAAGGCCAAAGAGGTGGCCGGATAAAAGTTAGAGCAAGGATTGAAGAAGAGGACAATAAAACACTTTTAATCAAGGACATACCGTTTGGCACAACCACCAATTCTTTGATTGATTCCATTATCAAAGCCAATGATAAGGGCAAGATCAAGATCAAAAAAGTGGTGGACAACACGGCCAAGGATGTAGAAATACAGATCCAGTTGGCTCCGGGCCAATCCCCTGATATGACCATTGATGCCCTTTATGCATTTACGGATTGTGAGGTCAGTATTTCGCCCAATGCCTGTGTGATCATCAATGAGAAGCCTGTATTCCTTTCTGTCAACGAAATCCTGGAGTACAATACCCAACAGACTAAATCCTTACTGAAAAGGGAATTGGAAATCCGCAAGGGGGAGTTGATGGAGAAATTGCTCTTTTCCTCCTTGGAAAAGATTTTCATTGAAAACAGGATTTATCGTGATATAGAGGAGTGTGAAACCTGGGAAGCGGTCCTGGAGACCATTGATAGAGGGCTGGATCCTTTCAAGCCTGATTTTTACAGGGAAATTACCACAGAGGATATCATTCGTCTGACAGAAATCAGGATAAAAAGAATTTCCAAGTTCGATTCATTTAAAGCAGATGAATTGATGCGCAAGCTGCAGGAAGAGTTAAAAGAAGTAAACTACAACTTAAAACACTTGACAGAATTTGCCATCAAATACTATGAAAACCTCTTGACTAAATATGGTAAAGGAAGAGAAAGAAAGACCGAGATCAGGACTTTTGATACCATTGAGGCTACAGTAGTGGCAGCAAATAATGCCAAATTATATGTTAACAGGGCAGATGGATTTGTGGGCTATGGCCTCAAAAAAGATGAGTTTGTCTGTGATTGTTCTGATCTTGATGATATCATTGTCTTCCGCAGAGATGGAAAGTGTTTGGTCACCAAAATCCAGGAAAAAGGTTTTGTGGGAAAAGACATCATCCATGTGGGGGTCTTCCGGAAAGGGGATGAAAGGATGGTTTACAACCTGATCTATCTTGACGGAACTTCAGGTAGGGCCATGGTCAAAAGGTTTCAAGTACTTGGCGTAACAAGGGACCGGGAATATGACTTGACAAAAGGAACTAAAGGTTCAAAAGTCCTATACTTAACAGCCAATCCTAACGGAGAAGCTGAAATTGTAACCGTGTACCTGACACAAGGAGCTAAAGCCAGGATCAAAGTCTTTGATTTTGATTTCAGTACCATTGAAATCAAAGGAAGGTCAGCAGGGGGTAACATTCTTACCAAATATCCTGTTAGAAAAATCCAATTAAAGATGGAGGGCGTTTCTACATTGGGCGGACTGGATGTGTATTATGATGCAGCCATAGGAAGATTGAATACAGACCAAAGGGGAAAGTGGATAGGCAATTTCTTAGGAGAAGACAGGATCATTGTGTTTTATAAGAACGGAGATTATGAACTGACCTCATTCGAGTTGACCAACCGCTATGAAGCCAATGATGTGCTCTTGATTGAAAAATTTGATCCCGAGAAGGTTGTGTCTGCCATTTATTATGATGGTGCCAGCAAAAACTATTTTGTTAAAAGATTCCTCATTGAAACTACGACCATCAATAAGAAATTCAATGTGATTTCAGACCACAAACAGTCTAAATTAGTGGTGGTATCTACTGACAAACAACCTCAGGTCAGAGTAAAGGTTGCCAAAGGAAAAGAACAAGAGGAACTGGAGTTTGATCTGGACATGTTGATTGATGTCAAAGGATGGAAAGCTATCGGCAATAAGTTGACTTCCCATCAAGTCCTTCAAATTGACCTCATTCAAAATGAACCTAAAAAAGAACAAACAATGGAAGGTGCAGAAGAGAAAGGGGAAGGGGATGAAGATATTGAGATAGGATCCACTGTGTCCTTTAAGGTCAAGAAAGATGAAGATGAACAATTAGGGTTGTTCTAG
- a CDS encoding DUF1800 domain-containing protein encodes MKEIRSGQFRDVANRYRKVEPEILNIETNGKSSTQPHAPNQRLLEVRDGLEPFTGNFTERHLAHLIKRISFGVTNNEIARFRNSSIDQILNTFFTRPSAYPQPVNNYNNMANGILDPEVETGEPFVNAAFDRDIEGERIISLKTWMIGRIINTQNSSLEKMILFWWHFLPIKLWDVFVSKIAYRYIKMLERNAFGNLKTIIKDLTIDPGMLIFLSGAFNNKDTPDENFARELQELFCIGKGKDARYTEEDVRMTARVLTGWTIDWDSVHETGEPLSFFNPEAHHTGDKRFSAFYGNRVIQGKTGEAGAEELDELLDMIFSNPECAKHLARRIYSFFVTTEITELAERNVIQPLANIIRNNNYDILPALYTLFKSAHFYHPHIIGVVIKNPFDFTLGFWKSFEMTKATNPAEERDMYTGVLWQMANLGMEVGDPPNVAGWPPYYQTPLYDKIWINTYTISRRIFLTDSLVFWGFRLSDRAMANANVLNFVDKLPGVEDPNKLIRESALILLGVDLGTVQFEQVKQVLLSGQEQDYYWTGAWLTYKANPNNALARTTVLNRLNPAFQILLQMAETHLM; translated from the coding sequence ATGAAAGAAATAAGATCGGGTCAGTTTAGAGATGTAGCCAATAGATACCGAAAGGTAGAACCTGAAATTTTGAACATTGAAACAAATGGCAAGTCCTCCACCCAACCACATGCTCCTAATCAAAGATTGCTTGAAGTAAGAGATGGTTTAGAACCATTTACCGGAAATTTCACAGAGAGGCATCTTGCTCACCTTATCAAAAGAATAAGCTTTGGAGTTACCAATAATGAAATTGCCAGGTTTAGAAATTCAAGTATTGACCAAATCTTAAATACTTTTTTCACCAGGCCTTCTGCCTACCCTCAACCTGTAAACAATTACAATAACATGGCGAACGGCATCTTGGATCCGGAGGTGGAAACTGGAGAGCCTTTTGTAAATGCAGCCTTTGATAGGGACATTGAAGGGGAGCGGATAATTTCACTAAAAACCTGGATGATAGGGAGGATTATCAACACCCAGAATTCCTCCTTAGAAAAAATGATCCTTTTTTGGTGGCATTTCCTTCCGATCAAACTCTGGGATGTATTTGTATCAAAGATCGCATACCGGTATATAAAAATGTTGGAAAGAAATGCCTTTGGGAATTTAAAAACCATCATAAAAGACCTGACTATAGACCCGGGTATGTTGATTTTCCTGAGTGGGGCATTCAATAATAAAGACACTCCTGATGAGAATTTTGCCAGGGAATTGCAGGAATTATTTTGTATTGGAAAAGGAAAAGATGCCAGATACACGGAAGAGGATGTAAGAATGACGGCCAGGGTACTTACAGGCTGGACCATTGATTGGGACAGTGTACATGAAACTGGTGAGCCTTTGTCATTTTTCAACCCGGAGGCACACCATACTGGGGACAAACGTTTTTCGGCTTTTTACGGCAATAGGGTAATTCAGGGAAAAACGGGTGAAGCTGGGGCTGAAGAACTGGATGAATTACTGGATATGATATTCTCTAACCCTGAGTGTGCAAAACATTTGGCAAGGAGGATTTACAGTTTTTTTGTAACAACAGAAATCACTGAATTGGCTGAAAGAAATGTCATACAGCCATTGGCCAATATCATACGCAACAATAACTATGATATATTGCCTGCATTGTATACCCTTTTTAAATCCGCACATTTTTATCATCCGCATATCATAGGCGTGGTGATTAAAAATCCATTTGATTTCACATTGGGTTTTTGGAAGTCCTTTGAAATGACCAAGGCAACAAACCCGGCCGAAGAAAGGGATATGTATACAGGGGTCTTATGGCAGATGGCCAATTTGGGGATGGAAGTAGGAGACCCTCCCAATGTGGCCGGATGGCCTCCTTATTACCAAACTCCGCTTTATGACAAGATTTGGATAAATACTTATACCATTTCAAGAAGGATATTTTTAACAGATTCATTGGTGTTTTGGGGTTTTAGGTTATCTGACCGTGCAATGGCCAATGCAAATGTTCTGAATTTTGTGGATAAACTTCCCGGGGTTGAAGATCCAAATAAACTTATCAGAGAGTCCGCATTGATTCTGCTTGGAGTGGACTTAGGGACCGTTCAGTTCGAACAGGTTAAACAGGTCTTACTTTCAGGTCAGGAGCAGGATTATTATTGGACGGGAGCCTGGCTGACCTATAAGGCGAATCCTAATAATGCATTGGCAAGGACCACCGTTTTGAACCGTCTAAATCCAGCTTTCCAGATTTTATTACAAATGGCCGAAACCCACTTAATGTAA
- a CDS encoding DUF1501 domain-containing protein: MKRRKFIKHVAHSLAIPGILGGFGTPSLGREIERLLQMATETGRVLVLIYLDGGNDGLNTVVPLNNYSALTRVRPHVIMPEDELIEVTNTDFAFHPALEGFKSLYDERRLQVIHSVGYPQQNFSHFRSKDIWMSASDSDQILNSGWAGRYLEKNHPEFPENYPNEMHPHPLAVEIGLGASMLFQGERIGFSMVINNVNSFYELLDKELDEVPDGPVGDKIQYIRIMAQQSQKYGRIVKEVAEKINFQRPYPDTRLANQLKIVSRLIAGGLKTPLYLVRLGGFDTHDNQVVDSDRTVGRHANLLKELNDAIMAFMKDLEYHKTVDRVMGMTFSEFGRRIVSNSSGGTDHGSAAPMFVFGNMSEGTFLGEAPRIRGSEVYDDNLPLQFDFRQIYTSLLSQWFESNEQIQMSRNAGRTFEQVPVIRNTLTNPLSPMERLEAKFYPNPVRDFATLSFNADGDVKVDLIDVNGRVLSIIHQGEAPGRPFNKMIDFVTYPPGRYIIQIRTAQLRKTIHVIKI, encoded by the coding sequence ATGAAAAGAAGGAAATTTATCAAGCATGTTGCCCATAGTTTGGCTATACCTGGAATCTTGGGGGGATTTGGTACACCTTCATTAGGAAGGGAAATTGAGCGATTACTCCAAATGGCTACTGAAACTGGAAGGGTTTTGGTCTTGATATACTTGGATGGTGGAAATGATGGCCTCAATACAGTGGTCCCATTGAATAATTACAGTGCACTTACAAGAGTGAGGCCTCATGTAATCATGCCCGAGGATGAATTAATAGAAGTTACCAATACGGATTTTGCTTTTCACCCGGCATTGGAAGGATTTAAGTCACTTTATGATGAAAGAAGACTTCAGGTCATCCATTCTGTAGGCTATCCTCAGCAGAATTTCTCCCATTTCCGGTCAAAAGATATTTGGATGAGTGCCTCTGATTCAGATCAGATTTTAAATTCAGGTTGGGCAGGAAGATATCTTGAAAAAAACCATCCCGAGTTTCCCGAAAATTATCCGAATGAGATGCATCCCCATCCTTTAGCTGTAGAAATTGGACTGGGAGCCTCCATGTTGTTTCAAGGTGAGAGAATCGGGTTCAGCATGGTGATCAATAATGTCAACTCTTTTTATGAATTGTTGGATAAGGAGTTGGATGAAGTGCCCGATGGGCCAGTGGGTGATAAAATCCAGTACATCAGAATCATGGCCCAGCAGTCCCAGAAATATGGGAGAATTGTAAAGGAAGTAGCCGAAAAGATCAATTTTCAAAGACCTTATCCAGATACCCGATTGGCCAATCAGCTAAAAATTGTGTCTAGGTTAATAGCGGGAGGGCTAAAGACACCTTTGTATCTTGTAAGATTGGGCGGATTTGACACGCATGACAATCAGGTAGTCGATTCTGATAGAACTGTCGGGAGGCATGCTAATCTTCTAAAAGAACTAAATGATGCAATCATGGCATTTATGAAGGATCTTGAATACCACAAAACCGTCGATAGGGTAATGGGAATGACTTTTTCGGAATTTGGCCGAAGAATAGTTTCCAATTCCAGCGGGGGGACAGACCATGGATCAGCGGCTCCCATGTTCGTTTTTGGAAATATGTCAGAGGGTACTTTTTTGGGAGAAGCACCAAGGATAAGGGGGAGTGAAGTTTATGATGATAATTTACCTCTTCAGTTCGATTTCAGGCAGATATATACCTCTTTGCTGAGCCAATGGTTTGAATCCAACGAGCAAATACAAATGTCCAGGAATGCAGGAAGGACCTTTGAACAGGTTCCTGTAATCAGGAACACTTTGACCAATCCGCTCAGTCCTATGGAAAGGTTGGAAGCTAAGTTTTATCCCAATCCGGTAAGGGATTTTGCCACTTTGAGTTTCAATGCTGATGGGGATGTTAAAGTTGACCTGATAGATGTCAATGGAAGGGTTTTATCCATCATCCATCAGGGAGAAGCTCCCGGAAGGCCTTTCAATAAAATGATAGATTTTGTCACCTATCCTCCGGGCAGGTATATTATTCAGATACGCACAGCCCAGTTGAGGAAAACAATTCATGTGATTAAAATCTGA
- the smc gene encoding chromosome segregation protein SMC produces the protein MLLSKLEIKGFKSFGDRMVIHFDKGITGVVGPNGCGKSNVVDAIRWVLGEQKSRMLRSDKMENVIFNGTKNRKPTNMAEVSLTFENTKNLLPTEYTHVTITRRYYRSGESEYLLNGVACRLKDITNLFMDTGINSNSYAIIELKMIDELLNDKNNSRRELFEEAAGISKFKTRKKETLRKLEDTDADLERVEDVLFEIDKNLKSLEKQAKQTAKYFEIKKEYKEASINLAKRSVGKLTDALIGLHQKIQEEQDRKMGINTKIAQKEAQLEENKAELINKEKLLASRQKTLNEHVNKIRQFESDKKIKNERLRFLEDRAQKLREQIDADRKSNDRAGFSIRSLEQEKESAEKILNEKEIIVEELRAAYESQKTEQAHIQEKQKTLSRDYSVKKDRLYQLTKELEIKQIQLSTLKQELEKTASDDSSQVSNLAEFEDKMLLLKEELDAKTQDLAALKAKEEDQLNKIEEANRIIEMIREEVTQNSRKLDAKQNEFNLTKSLVENLEGFPEAIKFLKKSPNWAKDTPLLSDILTTEEKYRVTIENYLENYMNYYVVETEAQAIAAVNLLSDAARGKANFFVLEHFNSFHPTQTKLFPNALPATEIIEYDEKYAKLIGFILDDVYIVRGEYQDFPKDQSAIFITESGKFTKRKFSISGGSVGLFEGKRIGRAKNLEKLEKEIKELNKKVSSTRSNLDEKLSDLLKLKEVSFKSSIEKLQQEISEINQEYVSVRTKKEQLSELLSSNANKREDILDRIETLQFSLETITPELEEVKIAFEQLELELEEVNVRLQSESEMLSQKSAAFNQENILFHQQMNRVNSLEQEIEFKQTAFESSKERIEKSQQELGGIDQEIKTLLENKEIKDDELIELYAEKESIEKGVNEAEKDYYACRGEIDETDKQIRELQKSKESLDTLIQEMQHSMNEVKLKLASMKERLSVEFEIDLDQLMEENPELDQDYLELSESDIREIVSRAKERLEKIGPINPMAMEAYDEIKQRHSFIQTQKEDLIKAKNSLMETIDEIDQVAKDTFLEAFGKIKENFVKVFRSLFTAEDDCDLKLVDPENPLESPIEIMAKPKGKRPLTINQLSGGEKTLTATSLLFAIYLLKPAPFCIFDEVDAPLDDANIDKFNNIIQTFSKDSQFIIVTHNKRTMASTDIIYGITMIEAGVSRVVPVDLRELA, from the coding sequence ATGCTGCTGAGTAAGCTTGAGATCAAAGGTTTTAAGAGTTTTGGAGACCGTATGGTTATCCATTTTGATAAGGGAATCACTGGTGTGGTAGGACCGAATGGTTGTGGTAAATCCAATGTAGTGGACGCCATCCGGTGGGTTTTAGGAGAGCAGAAGTCCCGCATGCTTCGGTCCGATAAAATGGAAAACGTGATTTTTAACGGAACCAAAAACCGCAAGCCAACCAATATGGCTGAAGTTTCTCTGACCTTTGAAAACACCAAAAACCTATTACCAACTGAATACACCCATGTGACCATTACCCGTCGCTATTACAGAAGCGGTGAAAGTGAATATCTTTTAAATGGAGTTGCCTGCCGTTTAAAGGATATCACCAATCTTTTCATGGATACGGGAATCAATTCGAATAGTTACGCCATCATTGAACTGAAAATGATCGATGAGCTTCTCAATGACAAAAACAATTCCCGAAGGGAATTATTTGAAGAAGCAGCTGGCATATCCAAATTCAAGACCCGAAAGAAAGAGACCCTGCGCAAACTCGAAGATACTGATGCCGACCTGGAGCGTGTGGAAGATGTGCTTTTTGAAATTGACAAAAACCTCAAAAGCCTTGAGAAGCAGGCCAAACAAACTGCCAAATATTTTGAAATCAAAAAGGAATACAAAGAGGCAAGCATCAATCTGGCCAAGCGCTCGGTAGGAAAACTTACCGATGCCCTTATAGGACTCCACCAAAAAATACAGGAAGAGCAGGACAGAAAAATGGGCATCAATACAAAAATCGCCCAAAAAGAGGCCCAATTGGAAGAGAATAAGGCAGAACTGATCAATAAGGAAAAGTTGCTTGCCTCCCGACAAAAGACACTCAATGAGCATGTGAACAAAATCCGTCAGTTTGAGAGTGATAAAAAAATCAAAAATGAACGGCTTAGATTTTTAGAAGACAGGGCCCAAAAGCTACGTGAGCAGATTGATGCGGACAGAAAATCCAATGACAGGGCAGGATTCAGTATCAGGTCCTTAGAACAGGAAAAAGAGTCTGCAGAAAAAATTCTGAACGAAAAGGAAATCATTGTTGAAGAATTGCGGGCTGCTTATGAATCCCAAAAAACCGAACAGGCACATATTCAGGAAAAGCAAAAAACCCTATCAAGGGATTACTCTGTAAAAAAAGACCGATTATACCAGCTCACCAAGGAGCTGGAAATCAAACAAATTCAACTTTCAACCTTAAAACAAGAATTGGAGAAGACGGCTTCGGATGATAGCAGTCAGGTATCAAATCTTGCGGAATTTGAAGATAAAATGCTTCTTCTCAAAGAGGAATTGGATGCTAAAACACAGGACTTGGCGGCCCTGAAAGCTAAAGAAGAAGACCAATTGAACAAAATCGAAGAGGCCAACAGAATCATTGAAATGATCAGGGAGGAAGTAACCCAAAACTCCCGAAAATTGGATGCCAAGCAGAATGAGTTCAACCTTACCAAATCCTTGGTGGAAAACCTTGAAGGATTTCCTGAAGCCATTAAATTCCTGAAAAAAAGTCCCAATTGGGCTAAAGACACTCCTTTGCTTTCTGACATCCTGACGACAGAAGAAAAATACAGGGTCACCATAGAGAATTATTTGGAAAACTACATGAACTACTATGTAGTAGAAACAGAAGCTCAGGCCATAGCCGCTGTCAATTTATTGAGTGATGCCGCCCGGGGCAAGGCCAATTTTTTTGTTTTGGAACATTTTAACAGTTTCCATCCTACCCAGACCAAATTATTTCCCAATGCCCTACCGGCAACAGAAATCATCGAATACGATGAGAAGTATGCCAAATTGATCGGTTTTATACTGGATGATGTCTATATCGTCCGTGGTGAATATCAGGACTTTCCAAAAGATCAAAGCGCAATTTTCATCACGGAAAGCGGAAAATTTACCAAAAGGAAATTCAGCATATCCGGTGGCTCTGTGGGACTTTTTGAAGGAAAAAGGATCGGTAGGGCGAAGAATCTCGAAAAACTGGAGAAAGAAATCAAAGAGCTGAACAAAAAGGTTTCATCTACCCGCTCTAATCTGGACGAAAAACTGAGTGATCTCCTTAAATTGAAGGAGGTGTCGTTTAAATCTTCCATCGAAAAATTACAACAGGAAATCTCTGAAATCAATCAGGAATACGTTTCTGTCAGAACCAAAAAAGAACAACTGAGCGAATTGCTTTCTTCCAATGCCAATAAAAGGGAAGATATATTGGACAGGATAGAGACCTTGCAGTTTAGTTTGGAAACCATAACCCCTGAATTGGAGGAGGTAAAAATTGCCTTTGAACAATTGGAACTGGAATTGGAAGAGGTAAATGTCAGACTCCAATCGGAAAGTGAGATGCTCAGCCAAAAATCAGCAGCATTCAACCAGGAAAATATCCTTTTCCATCAGCAAATGAACAGGGTCAATTCCTTAGAGCAGGAAATTGAATTCAAGCAAACAGCATTTGAAAGCAGTAAAGAGCGTATAGAGAAATCACAGCAGGAACTGGGCGGAATTGACCAGGAAATCAAGACATTACTGGAAAACAAGGAAATCAAAGATGATGAACTCATTGAACTGTACGCTGAGAAAGAAAGTATTGAAAAAGGAGTAAATGAGGCGGAAAAAGATTATTACGCCTGCCGGGGTGAAATTGATGAAACCGACAAACAAATCCGTGAACTTCAAAAATCCAAGGAATCTTTGGATACTTTGATCCAGGAGATGCAGCATTCCATGAATGAGGTCAAATTGAAGTTGGCCAGCATGAAGGAAAGGCTGAGCGTGGAATTTGAAATCGATTTGGATCAACTGATGGAAGAAAACCCTGAATTGGATCAGGATTACCTTGAATTAAGTGAATCCGACATCAGGGAAATCGTTTCAAGAGCCAAGGAAAGATTAGAGAAAATAGGTCCCATCAATCCTATGGCCATGGAGGCCTATGATGAAATCAAACAAAGGCATTCCTTTATCCAAACCCAAAAAGAAGACCTGATCAAAGCTAAAAACTCCTTGATGGAAACCATTGATGAAATTGATCAGGTGGCCAAGGATACCTTCTTAGAGGCGTTCGGAAAGATTAAAGAAAATTTTGTTAAAGTATTCCGGTCTCTGTTTACTGCTGAAGATGACTGTGATCTTAAATTGGTGGATCCAGAAAATCCATTGGAAAGCCCGATTGAAATTATGGCCAAGCCAAAGGGTAAAAGGCCATTGACCATTAATCAGCTGTCCGGTGGTGAAAAAACATTGACTGCGACTTCCCTCCTATTTGCTATCTATCTATTGAAGCCTGCACCATTCTGTATTTTCGATGAAGTGGATGCACCATTGGATGATGCCAATATTGATAAGTTCAACAATATCATCCAGACATTTTCAAAAGATTCCCAATTTATCATTGTTACCCATAACAAACGGACAATGGCCAGCACAGATATCATCTATGGAATCACCATGATAGAAGCGGGAGTTTCCAGGGTAGTCCCTGTGGATTTAAGGGAACTGGCCTGA
- a CDS encoding twin-arginine translocation signal domain-containing protein — MKTLEKVQTGILSAERRDFLKKSGALAIMSAFGVGFFRASWKIPSELGSRA, encoded by the coding sequence ATGAAAACCTTGGAAAAAGTACAAACGGGCATTCTCTCTGCGGAGAGAAGGGATTTTTTAAAAAAATCCGGTGCGCTTGCAATCATGTCAGCTTTTGGTGTAGGTTTTTTTAGGGCCTCTTGGAAAATTCCTTCGGAATTAGGGAGTAGAGCTTAA
- a CDS encoding transposase codes for MAQLPLFKDFDGYSPKYHFFKNSLLGQVHDSIPWDELVSCLPRELSGRGAPSWFGPKGMFALMFLKAYLNVSDRHLLERFNTDWSLQYFCGKVLAENEQIKDMTIMTRIRAYIETHCEWEKLQEILILHWKHDVNNSHVLLMDATCYESYIRFPTDVKLLWECCEWVFEDQLFRICSDLGIKRPRSKFREQKLAQTTYSRKRKNSFKETLRRRKALVYLLNKGIEQLQEVLDKNKGAGLDLKDFSRFGVVKKICQQQEFLLDNPPSKLKDRIVSLHKPYLRPIVRGKENKPVEFGAKAHILQVDGLAFIDKLDFNAFNECTRLKLSVAKHKRFFGPARQLGADRIYATNKNRVFCTHQKIFTCFPKKGPKQLSKAEKVLSSEISRQRATVMEGVFGTNKNHYGLGKIKVKGEKREKLMIFFGIMSANAVLIAKRRAAKESPPLQRSA; via the coding sequence ATGGCTCAGCTTCCTCTTTTCAAAGATTTCGATGGATATTCTCCAAAATATCACTTTTTCAAGAATTCATTGTTAGGTCAGGTTCATGACAGTATCCCTTGGGATGAACTTGTTTCATGTCTCCCAAGAGAACTTTCGGGAAGAGGTGCTCCAAGCTGGTTTGGTCCCAAGGGTATGTTTGCACTTATGTTTTTAAAAGCATATCTGAATGTCAGCGACCGGCATCTTCTGGAACGCTTCAATACTGACTGGTCTCTCCAGTATTTCTGCGGGAAAGTATTGGCAGAAAATGAGCAGATTAAAGACATGACCATTATGACCCGTATAAGGGCTTATATTGAAACCCATTGTGAATGGGAGAAGCTTCAGGAGATTCTTATCCTGCACTGGAAACATGATGTCAATAACAGCCATGTACTTCTGATGGATGCCACCTGCTATGAGTCGTACATACGTTTTCCAACTGACGTAAAGCTTCTTTGGGAGTGCTGTGAATGGGTTTTTGAAGATCAGCTATTCAGGATCTGTTCAGACCTGGGTATCAAAAGGCCAAGATCCAAATTCAGGGAGCAGAAACTCGCCCAAACGACTTATTCGAGAAAAAGGAAAAACAGTTTTAAGGAAACACTCAGAAGAAGAAAAGCATTGGTGTATCTTCTCAACAAAGGCATAGAACAGCTTCAGGAGGTTTTGGACAAAAACAAAGGAGCGGGCCTTGATCTGAAAGACTTTTCAAGGTTTGGGGTGGTAAAAAAGATATGTCAGCAACAGGAGTTCCTGTTGGACAATCCTCCTTCCAAACTCAAGGATAGGATTGTGTCACTTCATAAACCATATCTCCGACCAATAGTGAGAGGGAAGGAGAATAAGCCTGTAGAGTTTGGTGCCAAAGCCCATATCTTACAGGTGGATGGTCTTGCTTTTATTGACAAACTGGATTTTAATGCATTCAATGAATGTACAAGACTGAAGCTGTCAGTAGCAAAGCATAAAAGATTTTTCGGTCCTGCCAGACAGCTTGGAGCGGACAGAATATATGCAACAAACAAAAACCGTGTATTCTGTACCCATCAGAAGATCTTCACCTGCTTCCCAAAAAAAGGCCCCAAACAATTAAGCAAAGCAGAAAAAGTACTAAGCTCTGAAATCTCCAGACAGAGAGCTACTGTAATGGAAGGTGTTTTTGGGACAAACAAAAACCATTATGGGCTTGGCAAAATCAAGGTGAAAGGGGAGAAAAGAGAAAAACTGATGATATTTTTTGGGATTATGTCAGCAAATGCGGTTCTGATAGCAAAAAGAAGGGCAGCAAAGGAAAGCCCACCCCTACAACGATCAGCATAA